The Coraliomargarita parva genome contains a region encoding:
- a CDS encoding response regulator transcription factor: MRILVVEDSENLRNDLAKAMRHSGHAVDLAEDGETGLWMAREAVHDVIVLDIMLPGMDGLTVLSTIRQEGIATPVLLLTARNTVDDRVSGLRSGADDYLGKPFALEEFLARTEALGRRARGRSETVLTAGDLVLDTNAKTASRNACDLELTAREYALLELLMMAAGKVFSRAGIEEHLYDESGMRMSNVVDSTVYHLRRKLGTDGSRIIVTRRGEGYQFCEPTIS; encoded by the coding sequence ATGCGCATACTTGTAGTTGAGGATTCCGAAAACCTGAGGAACGACTTGGCTAAGGCCATGCGGCACAGCGGGCATGCGGTCGATCTGGCTGAAGACGGCGAGACCGGACTCTGGATGGCGCGGGAAGCGGTCCATGACGTGATCGTCCTCGACATCATGCTCCCCGGCATGGACGGCCTCACGGTGCTTTCGACAATCCGGCAGGAAGGGATTGCCACCCCGGTGCTGCTGCTGACTGCGCGCAATACGGTCGACGACCGCGTCAGCGGCCTGCGCAGCGGGGCGGACGACTACCTGGGCAAACCCTTCGCGCTGGAGGAATTCCTGGCGCGAACCGAAGCCCTCGGACGACGGGCACGCGGTCGGAGCGAAACCGTGCTGACCGCCGGCGACCTCGTGCTCGACACCAATGCGAAGACCGCCTCCCGGAACGCCTGCGATTTGGAACTGACCGCCCGCGAATACGCACTCCTCGAGCTACTGATGATGGCTGCGGGCAAGGTCTTTTCGCGCGCCGGGATCGAAGAGCACCTCTACGACGAGAGCGGCATGCGCATGAGCAATGTCGTCGACTCCACTGTCTACCACCTGCGGCGCAAACTCGGAACCGACGGCAGCCGGATTATCGTGACCCGGCGGGGCGAAGGCTATCAGTTCTGTGAGCCAACAATCTCATGA
- a CDS encoding SMP-30/gluconolactonase/LRE family protein has translation MTDISIQTIGKFVSIWGEGPIWWGDSLLYVDINGHKLVKLNPDSGEEQVWDMGERIGTVVPTEGEDFMYAGDTGFVRFNPATGAKQNLGDPEAALRESNRFNDGKCDPAGRFWAGTISLVRETGTANLYCLDTDGSLELKVPDVTNSNGICWSADSKTMYYIDTPTLQVRAYDFDQESGAISNARVAVDTQAAGYESVPDGMTIDAEDKLWIAFCHGACVVRFDPDSGEILRHIDLPCLETTACAFGGPELDRLFVTTGIHKTIEEADAGKVFVIDGLGVKGVPAFAYKG, from the coding sequence ATGACTGACATCTCGATCCAAACCATCGGTAAATTCGTATCAATATGGGGCGAAGGCCCGATTTGGTGGGGCGATTCCTTGCTCTACGTCGACATCAACGGGCACAAACTCGTGAAGCTGAACCCGGACAGCGGCGAGGAACAGGTCTGGGACATGGGCGAACGTATCGGTACCGTCGTCCCAACCGAAGGTGAAGATTTCATGTATGCGGGCGACACCGGGTTCGTGCGCTTCAATCCGGCCACGGGTGCCAAGCAAAACCTGGGCGATCCGGAAGCGGCCCTCCGCGAAAGCAATCGCTTCAATGACGGCAAGTGCGATCCCGCCGGTCGCTTCTGGGCGGGCACGATCAGCCTCGTCAGGGAGACCGGCACGGCCAATCTCTACTGCCTCGATACCGACGGCAGCCTTGAGCTGAAAGTCCCGGATGTGACCAACTCCAACGGTATCTGCTGGAGCGCGGACAGCAAGACGATGTACTATATCGACACCCCCACCCTCCAGGTGCGGGCCTACGACTTTGACCAGGAAAGCGGTGCTATCTCCAATGCGCGGGTGGCCGTCGACACTCAGGCCGCCGGATATGAAAGTGTCCCCGACGGCATGACGATCGATGCCGAAGACAAGCTCTGGATCGCCTTCTGCCACGGCGCCTGCGTCGTACGCTTCGACCCCGATTCCGGCGAAATTCTCCGGCACATCGACCTGCCCTGCCTCGAAACCACCGCCTGCGCCTTCGGTGGCCCGGAGCTGGATCGTCTCTTCGTCACGACCGGCATCCATAAGACCATCGAAGAAGCGGATGCCGGCAAGGTCTTTGTCATCGACGGCCTAGGCGTGAAAGGCGTGCCGGCCTTTGCCTACAAGGGCTGA